Proteins from a single region of Gaiellales bacterium:
- a CDS encoding MarR family winged helix-turn-helix transcriptional regulator, translating to MNQILTTHPPQRLPKELVSSATFLLKRLGMAAKSETLEAYEGTGLHPYHHAILALLDEGTTETQGAIGEALGYDKGQLVGMLDDLEEAGLVERRRDPADRRRHVVQMTPAGRAALGRLRRLSSRIENDFLAPLDDSERAQLHALLLSLADHHVPRCAGVADLKR from the coding sequence GTGAACCAGATCCTCACCACGCATCCCCCGCAGCGGCTGCCCAAGGAGCTCGTCTCCTCGGCGACCTTCCTGCTCAAGCGCCTCGGCATGGCGGCAAAGAGCGAGACGCTCGAGGCATACGAAGGGACGGGGCTGCACCCCTACCACCATGCGATCCTGGCGCTGCTCGACGAGGGGACGACCGAGACGCAGGGCGCAATCGGCGAGGCGCTCGGCTACGACAAGGGCCAGCTCGTGGGGATGCTCGACGATCTCGAGGAGGCCGGCCTGGTCGAGCGCCGCCGCGACCCCGCCGACCGCCGTCGCCACGTCGTCCAGATGACGCCGGCCGGCCGCGCCGCGCTCGGCCGCCTTCGCCGGCTGTCGTCCCGGATCGAGAACGACTTCCTTGCGCCGCTCGACGACTCGGAGCGAGCGCAGCTGCACGCCCTGCTCCTGAGCCTGGCCGATCATCACGTGCCACGGTGCGCAGGAG